The Henckelia pumila isolate YLH828 unplaced genomic scaffold, ASM3356847v2 CTG_461:::fragment_3, whole genome shotgun sequence genome window below encodes:
- the LOC140872202 gene encoding small heat shock protein, chloroplastic-like, translated as MSRCLTSTSVSTPIMSTQSFRFSLNSNPRSMNNIASVSCGRKAIIIKSMASQGIDDLGHLERVNKQQRQQPNKRSAPVAAPIGLWDRFPSARTMQQMMDTMDIMMEEYPFGYGGRKWPESTGGRGRTPWDIKEAETEYKMRFDMPGMTKQDVKVWVEDKMLVVQAEKRAGDGEEWAAKSFGRYSSRIALPDNVLFEKIKAEVKDGVLYISVPKATNVAQVFDINVN; from the exons ATGTCTCGCTGCTTAACAAGCACTTCAGTCTCCACTCCCATTATGTCCACACAAAGCTTCCGCTTTTCATTAAACTCAAATCCCAGATCGATGAATAATATTGCCTCAGTTTCTTGCGGAAGAAAAGCTATCATCATCAAATCCATGGCGTCCCAAGGAATCGACGATCTCGGTCACTTGGAAAGAGTCAACAAGCAACAAAGGCAACAGCCCAACAAAAGATCAGCTCCTGTTGCAGCTCCCATTG GTTTGTGGGACAGGTTCCCGTCAGCAAGAACAATGCAGCAGATGATGGATACGATGGACATAATGATGGAAGAGTACCCTTTCGGCTACGGCGGTCGTAAATGGCCGGAAAGCACCGGCGGCCGGGGGAGGACTCCGTGGGATATCAAGGAAGCGGAGACGGAGTACAAGATGAGATTCGACATGCCCGGCATGACCAAACAGGATGTTAAGGTTTGGGTGGAGGACAAAATGCTGGTTGTTCAAGCCGAGAAACGGGCCGGAGACGGCGAGGAGTGGGCCGCGAAGAGCTTCGGAAGGTACAGTAGCAGAATTGCTTTGCCGGACAATGTCCTGTTCGAGAAAATTAAGGCGGAGGTTAAGGATGGCGTGCTGTATATTAGCGTACCCAAGGCGACTAATGTTGCACAAGTTTTTGATATTAATGTCAACTGA
- the LOC140872153 gene encoding protein HHL1, chloroplastic-like isoform X1: MEAGMSLNQLVKLPLTSNGGRTHDESLIKHTVFSTKRNTAQKPFQQKQLSLLIRAKGKKGMAGRQYQRKPPPPLPKLEDDGNPKFVIFIRMANVYLWYPLNIVSGGTTAKVIVAAKDTFVGKYIYKDTLARNLAAVIYKDEKEMQKMAVKQFRVLRSATDFKYGYKLVENNNLSAALAANDVIELPSQAELKTVFDKVKDLFGDARESFGKMTFLNSGTESAEEDNKEKSRFMIRVKS; this comes from the exons ATGGAGGCGGGCATGTCTTTGAATCAACTTGTGAAACTACCCTTAACATCAAATGGAGGAAGAACACACGACGAATCACTCATCAAACACACTGTGTTTTCTACGAAAAGAAATACCGCCCAGAAACCCTTCCAGCAAAAGCAACTGTCATTGCTGATACGAGCTAAAGGCAAGAAAGGAATGGCTGGGAGACAGTACCAGAGGAAACCTCCTCCCCCTTTGCCAAAGCTTGAAGATGATGGAAACCCGAAATTTGTTATTTTCATTCGTATGGCCAAT GTTTACCTTTGGTATCCGCTCAATATTGTATCAGGAGGCACAACTGCAAAAGTTATTGTTGCTGCAAAGGACACCTTTGTGGGGAAATATATATACAAAGATACTCTAGCCAGGAACCTTGCAGCAGTCATTTATAAA GATGAGAAGGAGATGCAGAAGATGGCTGTGAAACAGTTTCGCGTGTTGCGATCTGCTACTGACTTTAAATATGGCTACAAGCTCGTC GAAAATAACAATTTGAGTGCTGCACTTGCTGCAAACGATGTGATTGAG CTCCCATCTCAGGCTGAACTCAAAACAGTTTTCGATAAAGTGAAGGACTTGTTTGGCGATGCTAGGGAATCTTTCGGGAAGATGACATTCTTGAACTCGGGTACTGAATCAGCAGAGGAAGATAATAAAGAAAAATCGAG ATTTATGATCAGGGTGAAAAGCTGA
- the LOC140872153 gene encoding protein HHL1, chloroplastic-like isoform X2 has product MEAGMSLNQLVKLPLTSNGGRTHDESLIKHTVFSTKRNTAQKPFQQKQLSLLIRAKGKKGMAGRQYQRKPPPPLPKLEDDGNPKFVIFIRMANVYLWYPLNIVSGGTTAKVIVAAKDTFVGKYIYKDTLARNLAAVIYKDEKEMQKMAVKQFRVLRSATDFKYGYKLVENNNLSAALAANDVIELPSQAELKTVFDKVKDLFGDARESFGKMTFLNSGTESAEEDNKEKSR; this is encoded by the exons ATGGAGGCGGGCATGTCTTTGAATCAACTTGTGAAACTACCCTTAACATCAAATGGAGGAAGAACACACGACGAATCACTCATCAAACACACTGTGTTTTCTACGAAAAGAAATACCGCCCAGAAACCCTTCCAGCAAAAGCAACTGTCATTGCTGATACGAGCTAAAGGCAAGAAAGGAATGGCTGGGAGACAGTACCAGAGGAAACCTCCTCCCCCTTTGCCAAAGCTTGAAGATGATGGAAACCCGAAATTTGTTATTTTCATTCGTATGGCCAAT GTTTACCTTTGGTATCCGCTCAATATTGTATCAGGAGGCACAACTGCAAAAGTTATTGTTGCTGCAAAGGACACCTTTGTGGGGAAATATATATACAAAGATACTCTAGCCAGGAACCTTGCAGCAGTCATTTATAAA GATGAGAAGGAGATGCAGAAGATGGCTGTGAAACAGTTTCGCGTGTTGCGATCTGCTACTGACTTTAAATATGGCTACAAGCTCGTC GAAAATAACAATTTGAGTGCTGCACTTGCTGCAAACGATGTGATTGAG CTCCCATCTCAGGCTGAACTCAAAACAGTTTTCGATAAAGTGAAGGACTTGTTTGGCGATGCTAGGGAATCTTTCGGGAAGATGACATTCTTGAACTCGGGTACTGAATCAGCAGAGGAAGATAATAAAGAAAAATCGAGGTGA